The proteins below are encoded in one region of Neodiprion virginianus isolate iyNeoVirg1 chromosome 7, iyNeoVirg1.1, whole genome shotgun sequence:
- the LOC124309187 gene encoding adipocyte plasma membrane-associated protein-like, with amino-acid sequence MGYLKSIGTTFIYIGLFLALITFLPGLPPDAQFAEYNISPPQQFLTDALKLNNRLDDAEILFEGKLKGPESFTSRNGELFTTLHGGDIVKIIGHHIVPIAKFGRPCDGVWMEKECGRPLGLQFDKNGILYVADPYNGIFKVDVMTGEYDMIVDISKPIEGKLPILANSLDIAANGDIYWTDSSQDFILQDGVYTCLANPSGRLIKYDSSTKRNTVLVANLGFANGVKLSKDESFVVVAETMTSRLSKFHLKGDKAGTAEIFIQGLPGLPDNIHTDGGDGFLVSLIVTADADHPILVQSLAPHPYIRKMLARILYLLEAPFKLVEDAYPNYYTKRAVHWIGHFESVKFLQHESVAVLRIGFDGKIIDVLYTSDGKISGISSAYILKDYLYLGSPYNEYLARVPLKRAFPAMKIELNNVADNVVERQDAKSPPKSIGDSKLTGSAAAPVASGTPKPKPAPSRRKPTQVPTQQQVNVDPPTQQQKPVTDSPTNQQQQAVTTDTPTRQQQPISTVSPPRQQQPVTVTPTKRQEQQQQQKATSNPTSAGKEMRPESVKVVPAPQPAQPSPNVSKVSVEGGSESRERVKPGTGQNPNVGQQARVRPTPQPAFTKQSTTHPHQGATENLSNAQKQSPQPAPVTGRNN; translated from the exons ATGGGTTACCTAAAGTCTATAGGAACCACATTCATCTATATTGGATTATTTCTGGCGCTCATCACTTTTCTACCTGGCCTACCACCAGATGCACAGTTTGCTGAATACAA TATATCGCCACCTCAGCAGTTCCTAACGGATGCTCTGAAATTGAACAACAGACTGGATGATGCCGAAATTCTGTTTGAAGGGAAACTAAAGGGCCCTGAATCTTTTACCTCACGTAACGGGGAATTGTTCACCACCTTGCATGGAGGCGACATTGTTAAGATTATAGGGCATCATATTGTACCTATCGCCAAGTTTGGTAGACCGTGCG ATGGAGTCTGGATGGAAAAAGAATGTGGTCGACCCTTAGGTTTACAATTTGACAAAAACGGAATATTGTACGTTGCCGATCCTTATAACGGTATCTTTAAGGTAGATGTCATGACAGGAGAGTATGATATGATCGTTGATATTTCAAAGCCGATAGAGGGTAAGTTACCCATCCTCGCCAATAGCTTGGACATTGCCGCGAATGGAGACATATACTGGACCGACTCGTCCCAAGATTTTATCCTTCAGGACGGTGTTTACACATGTCTGGCAAATCCATCTGGCAG gTTAATCAAGTATGATTCATCGACCAAGCGGAATACTGTACTGGTCGCAAACCTTGGCTTTGCTAATGGAGTCAAGCTGAGTAAGGATGAGAGCTTTGTAGTGGTAGCTGAGACAATGACATCTCGCCtgtcaaaatttcatctcaaagGAGATAAGGCTGGCACTGCGGAAATCTTTATACAAGGCCTTCCTGGTTTGCCAGACAACATCCATACGGACGGAGGGGATGGATTTTTGGTCAGCCTGATAGTTACTGCTGATGCTGATCATCCCATCCTCGTCCAATCCTTAGCACCCCATCCGTATATCAGAAAAATGCTAGCTAGGATCCTCTACTTACTAGAAGCCCCGTTCAAGCTTGTCGAGGACGCTTATCCAAATTATTATACTAAGAGAGCTGTGCATTGGATCGGCCATTTTGAAAGTGTTAAATTTCTACAGCATGAAAGCGTTGCTGTGCTCAGAATCGGCTTTGATGGTAAGATCATAGACGTTTTATACACTAGCGATGGCAAAATCAGCGGAATAAGTTCAGCATACATATTAAAAGATTATTTATACCTTGGTTCACCATACAACGAATATCTGGCCAGGGTGCCATTGAAACGGGCATTTCCAgctatgaaaattgaattaaacaaTGTTGCCGATAACGTAGTCGAACGGCAAGACGCGAAATCTCCACCAAAATCTATCGGAGATTCTAAGCTGACCGGTTCAGCTGCTGCGCCTGTCGCGAGTGGAACACCAAAGCCAAAACCAGCACCGTCTAGAAGAAAACCAACGCAGGTACCTACCCAACAACAGGTTAACGTCGACCCGCCAACCCAGCAGCAGAAGCCTGTGACTGATTCTCCGACAAATCAGCAACAGCAGGCTGTCACTACAGATACGCCAACTCGGCAACAGCAGCCCATATCTACAGTTTCGCCACCCCGGCAACAGCAGCCTGTCACTGTTACTCCAACGAAGCGGCAAgaacaacagcagcaacaaaaAGCGACATCGAACCCAACGAGTGCAGGGAAGGAAATGAGGCCCGAATCAGTGAAGGTAGTTCCTGCGCCTCAGCCTGCACAACCCTCACCCAATGTGTCCAAAGTGTCAGTGGAAGGAGGGAGTGAAAGTAGGGAACGTGTGAAACCTGGTACCGGACAAAATCCAAACGTAGGTCAGCAGGCAAGAGTAAGACCGACTCCGCAACCGGCATTTACGAAGCAATCAACAACGCATCCCCATCAAGGGGCAACAGAAAATCTGAGTAACGCTCAAAAACAGTCACCTCAGCCCGCGCCAGTAACCGGTCGAAACAACTAA
- the LOC124309198 gene encoding MAD2L1-binding protein-like translates to MLGRKKIEELEVCVKLDEPLTSDSCCKLILELVKYLLYQKQQIPVSYEYLLRLGASSVGVNDRSLATARATLSCLENISEHLNTELCCESSAVKEIFISMGATILAPKFCLRVSLPPEILSGQCHFKQQHSPRKPLLNLMRSITESVDFQEAMALPLMPTNTFFLLQKRDCNKVSEFFLPKPRYAITNATAGSRLHLKLSHKSQEMRNCNCKNTVSVYRDRDASYSELAPSQNTDGHHSTEKIFEGGQDSIYQWYQSRDIIKGFKFSR, encoded by the exons ATGCTggggcgaaaaaaaatcgaggaGTTAGAAGTGTGTGTGAAATTGGACGAACCTTTAACTAGTGACTCGTGttgcaaattaattttggAGCTGGTCAAATATCTGTTGTATCAAAAGCAACAGATTCCGGTGAGCTACGAGTATTTACTGCGACTGGGAGCTTCGTCGGTAGGAGTCAACGACAGGAGTTTGGCAACGGCGAGAGCAACATTGAGTTGCCTGGAGAATATTTCGGAACATTTAAATACCGAATTATGTTGCGAGAGTTCAGCGGTAAAGGAAATCTTTATATCAATGGGCGCGACAATACTTGCTCCAAAATTCTGCCTTCGAGTGAGCCTTCCCCCAGAAATACTCAGTGGACAGTGCCATTTCAAACAGCAGCATTCCCCTCGTAAGCCGCTATTGAACCTCATGAG ATCCATAACGGAGAGCGTAGATTTTCAAGAGGCTATGGCGTTGCCTTTGATGCCCACGAATACGTTTTTCCTCTTGCAAAAGAGAGATTGCAACAAGGTGTCGGAATTCTTTCTGCCTAAACCACGTTACGCGATAACTAATGCGACGGCAGGAAGTCGTTTACACCTAAAGCTGTCCCATAAAAGTCAAGAAATGCGGAATTGCAATTGCAAGAATACAGTAAGCGTATATCGAGATCGAGATGCTTCGTATTCGGAATTGGCACCTAGTCAGAACACAGACGGACACCACagtactgaaaaaatatttgaaggGGGCCAAGACAGTATTTACCAATGGTATCAGTCCAGAGACATTATCAAAGGCTTCAAGTTTTCTCGGTGA
- the LOC124309202 gene encoding uncharacterized protein LOC124309202 isoform X2 yields MRILTKHKELIERDANDISILWKLLQMLFYCVSAIAGYVTAHAFFMFQDLVNGTTLARQADSQLQHSTSLLYDTDNIDSFVHLWYCWVFFLFHMWARRLPSWNILQSLETGWTGYTFQLMSDVANLAVGLQFPRGIPSFSIPSQWDAKSIWE; encoded by the exons ATGCGGATCCTAACGAAGCACAAGGAGCTAATTGAACGCGATGCCAACGACATTTCAATACTATGGAAATTACTACAAATGTTGTTCTACTGTGTTAGCGCAATAGCCGGCTACGTCACCGCACACgcattttttatgtttcag GATCTCGTCAATGGGACAACCTTGGCAAGACAGGCTGACAGTCAGTTACAACACTCAACATCATTGCTCTACGATACAGATAATATCGATTCTTTCGTGCATCTGTGGTATTGTTgggttttctttcttttccataTGTGGGCGCGGAGGTTACCAAGTTGGAAT ATACTACAGTCCCTGGAGACTGGTTGGACCGGCTATACTTTTCAACTTATGTCTGACGTTGCTAACTTGGCGGTCGGCCTGCAATTTCCAAGAGGGATTCCATCATTTTCAATACCGTCTCAATGGGATGCTAAATCAATCTGG GAATGA
- the LOC124309202 gene encoding uncharacterized protein LOC124309202 isoform X1, producing MGQPWQDRLTVSYNTQHHCSTIQIISILSCICGIVGFSFFSICGRGGYQVGIYYSPWRLVGPAILFNLCLTLLTWRSACNFQEGFHHFQYRLNGMLNQSGNEPITEYLPTGKKNTYNRLVWKYYGITKISSWVEVAAWVMGLTLLVLRVVNVTDFRLMKTSVYALETEDEEHRDGSLRYRFEES from the exons ATGGGACAACCTTGGCAAGACAGGCTGACAGTCAGTTACAACACTCAACATCATTGCTCTACGATACAGATAATATCGATTCTTTCGTGCATCTGTGGTATTGTTgggttttctttcttttccataTGTGGGCGCGGAGGTTACCAAGTTGGAAT ATACTACAGTCCCTGGAGACTGGTTGGACCGGCTATACTTTTCAACTTATGTCTGACGTTGCTAACTTGGCGGTCGGCCTGCAATTTCCAAGAGGGATTCCATCATTTTCAATACCGTCTCAATGGGATGCTAAATCAATCTGG GAATGAACCCATCACGGAATACCTGCCGACAGGCAAAAAAAACACCTACAACAGACTTGTGTGGAAATATTATGGAATCACAAAG ATCTCATCTTGGGTGGAAGTTGCTGCCTGGGTCATGGGACTTACACTTCTGGTACTACGAGTTGTAAATGTCACCGACTTCAGGTTGATGAAAACCTCTGTATATGCCCTCGAAACAGAAGACGAAGAACATCGAGATGGATCTCTTCGCTACAGATTCGAAGAATCATGA
- the LOC124309197 gene encoding probable alpha-ketoglutarate-dependent hypophosphite dioxygenase: MGVLKYLKPEDKEFYEKNGFIKLSGIFSEAEMEEISQEYNELFERKTRENLEGLESAWSGDRVKQEAGFIDYTVKAIHNLQMHSSVFTRVIMNSKLLDAMEDVLGTPDVLLHHTKAHIKPPENGAPYLMHQDYPYFPFKNHTMVAVFLHLDDTTPENGGLAVYPGSHKLGPLADKGITDEQGEQYHWVDQNKWPLKGATPISAKKGEVIVFSYLLLHGSYLNLSDRARRMFLLQLRAADDEPTRACHQSPAQNLVLRGRNVHRSANMATRFAD, encoded by the exons ATGGGTGTTTTAAAATATCTGAAGCCCGAGGACAAGGAGTTTTATGAGAAAAATGGATTCATCAAGCTGAGTGGAATATTCAGCGAGGCCGAGATGGAAGAGATTTCTCAAGAATACAACGAGCTTTTCGAGCGCAAGACCAGAGAGAATCTGGAGGGACTGGAATCCGCATGGAGCGGGGATAGGGTGAAGCAAGAGGCTGGGTTTATTGATTATACG GTGAAGGCGATCCACAACTTACAAATGCACAGTTCCGTTTTCACCAGAGTGATAATGAATTCAAAGTTGCTAGATGCCATGGAAGATGTGCTGGGTACTCCAGATGTCTTGTTGCATCACACCAAGGCGCACATAAAGCCCCCTGAGAATGGAGCACCTTATCTGATGCATCAAGACTATCCCTACTTTCCCTTCAAAAATCACACCATGGTAGCTGTATTTTTACACCTGGATGATACTACTCCGGAGAATGGAGGCTTAGCAGTTTATCCAGGAAGTCATAAACTTGGACCTCTGGCTGACAAAGGTATAACGGATGAGCAGGGTGAACAATATCACTGGGTAGATCAAAACAAATGGCCATTGAAGGGTGCGACCCCTATCTCGGCGAAGAAGGGTGAAGTAATCGTTTTCTCTTACCTCCTCCTTCACGGATCATATTTGAATCTCTCCGACCGTGCTCGAAGGATGTTCCTTTTACAACTCAGAGCCGCAGATGATGAACCTACGAGAGCATGTCATCAATCACCGGCACAAAATCTTGTCCTGCGTGGTAGGAATGTACATCGTAGCGCAAACATGGCCACGCGATTCGCTGACTAA